The Mytilus edulis chromosome 12, xbMytEdul2.2, whole genome shotgun sequence genome contains a region encoding:
- the LOC139499561 gene encoding prolyl 4-hydroxylase subunit alpha-1-like, with the protein MKFVYTLFYVCSLINLLHGEIFTSVYKLSLMSHEEGKLLTAFKNYIDIQIVDQRSVSFEIQRLLNDLEPTVTQSSQDPGYAENPINAFHLIGRFVYKWPVVFANILCEDCTLNEAALHLNTTYQTVNRNIQRWPDEYDVHASAQALLRLRTFYFFDIEGAIDGFLFGEHCQPLSPSQALKLIRVAIDNNMLHEARLWCEALLARLPFTSFQDESINKMAIFRILATIYDKAGMRRRSTEILSDFTQLGHNEIDKEYEFYKNNINETDEKLDIPLYTNEYDDHYKQLCRNNRKPLSEISRLYCFLKPTSIPYYKAKVEIVNLKPEIYLFHDVISKTEAAYFRNEAKKRFVRSSVEFNEGDVGFNIDTTRVSQTAVLQDEPGIVKRATHRVGLLTGLATKWSPVMLNAEPFQIVNYGIGGMYHPHYDSNEKRVPDVFNETKYPELRGAGDRIATWLYYLNDVKIGGATVFPEVNTRVPVIQGAAAFWYNLLPTGETDKRTLHAGCPVVIGSKWIGNKWIREAGQMFKRPCDLHP; encoded by the exons ATGAAATTCGTTTATACTCTTTTTTATGTCTGTAGTCTAATTAACCTTCTACATGGGGAAATATTTACATCTGTATACAAACTGTCTCTTATGTCTCACGAGGAAGGGAAGTTGTTAACTGCTTTTAAGAACTATATCGATATTCAAATCGTGGATCAGAGATCAGTTTCATTCGAAATACAAAG ATTATTAAATGACCTAGAGCCAACGGTAACACAGAGTAGCCAAGATCCAGGATATGCAGAGAATCCCATTAACGCCTTCCATCTGATTGGACGATTTGTATATAAATGGCCAGTTGTGTTTGCTAATATATTGTGTGAAGACTGTACACTCAATGAAGCTGCACTAC ATTTAAACACGACATATCAGACAGTTAATCGAAACATTCAACGTTGGCCAGATGAATACGACGTACATGCATCAGCACAGGCGTTACTACGCTTGCGCACgttttatttttttgacattgaAGGAGCAATTGATGGTTTCCTTTTTGGTGAGCATTGTCAACCTCTTAGTCCGTCTCAGGCATTGAAGCTTATTCGAGTGGCAATTGACAACAATATGCTACACGAGGCAAGGCTTTGGTGTGAAGCATTATTAGCCAGACTACCTTTTACTTCTTTCCAGGACGAAAGtatcaataaaatggctatttttaGGATTCTCGCAACTATATATGATAAG GCTGGTATGCGTCGACGATCAACagaaattttatcagattttaCGCAGTTAg GTCATAACGAAATAGACAAAGAGTATGAATTCTACAAGAATAACATAAACGAGACAGACGAGAAATTGGACATACCATTATATACAAATGAATATGATGACCATTATAAACAGTTATGTAGAAATAATAGAAAA CCACTAAGTGAAATATCCAGACTATATTGTTTCTTAAAACCTACGTCTATACCGTACTATAAAGCAAAAGTAGAAATTGTAAATTTAAAGCCAGAAATATATCTATTCCACGACGTCATTTCAAAGACTGAAGCAGCATATTTCCGGAATGAGGCCAAGAAAAGG TTTGTAAGATCCTCTGTGGAATTCAACGAGGGAGAcgttggctttaatattgatacTACACGAGTAAGTCAGAC AGCAGTTTTACAAGACGAACCTGGAATAGTCAAAAGAGCAACCCACAGAGTTGGACTACTAACAGGTCTGGCAACAAAATGGTCACCTGTCATGCTCAATGCAGAACCTTTCCAAATAGTTAATTACGGAATAGGAGGAATGTATCATCCACATTATGATAGTAAC gAAAAACGAGTACCAGATGTTTTTAATGAAACCAAATACCCAGAACTGAGAGGAGCTGGTGACAGAATTGCAACCTGGTTATATTAC ttaaatgaTGTTAAAATAGGTGGTGCTACAGTATTTCCAGAAGTAAATACCAGAGTTCCTGTTATACAG GGTGCTGCAGCTTTCTGGTATAATTTACTTCCAACAGGAGAAACTGATAAACGAACATTACATGCAGGTTGTCCTGTTGTTATTGGATCTAAATGGA TTGGAAACAAGTGGATACGTGAAGCTGGGCAAATGTTCAAGAGACCATGTGATTTACACCCTTAA